A single region of the Hyphomicrobiales bacterium genome encodes:
- a CDS encoding hypothetical protein (Evidence 5 : Unknown function) has protein sequence MLYTEFLIDSAWFFMLDSTDLLKDVKKRPGLTITIIRIYLSFMRGSRWQHRQ, from the coding sequence GTGCTTTATACTGAATTTCTGATCGATTCCGCCTGGTTCTTCATGTTGGATAGCACTGACCTTTTGAAAGATGTGAAGAAACGCCCGGGGCTGACGATAACGATCATTAGAATCTATCTTTCTTTCATGCGCGGCTCGCGATGGCAACACCGCCAATAG
- a CDS encoding BRO family protein yields the protein MDSFAEAVIHRVPWPESNREIRIVRHQGEPWFVAADICRALDLFVNRRGELNVTLALAAVKADDKHLARLETSPNTFRPYTRYMLISPRGFTQLLTTSPAIATESVPAAFQAMIEAAFRVMEDVVGKIAPQANVGSSHRAAS from the coding sequence ATGGACAGCTTTGCCGAGGCTGTTATCCACCGAGTGCCCTGGCCGGAAAGCAACCGGGAAATCCGGATCGTGCGCCATCAGGGCGAACCATGGTTCGTGGCCGCCGACATCTGCCGCGCACTCGACTTATTCGTCAATCGCCGGGGGGAGCTTAACGTGACGCTGGCGTTGGCCGCTGTGAAGGCCGACGATAAGCATCTCGCCAGACTGGAAACGAGTCCAAATACATTCAGGCCCTATACCCGCTATATGCTGATCTCCCCGCGGGGATTTACGCAGTTGCTGACGACCTCGCCAGCGATCGCGACAGAGTCTGTTCCGGCCGCCTTTCAGGCCATGATCGAGGCAGCCTTCCGTGTGATGGAAGATGTTGTCGGAAAGATCGCCCCCCAGGCCAATGTCGGTTCGTCGCATCGCGCTGCGAGCTGA
- a CDS encoding hypothetical protein (Evidence 5 : Unknown function) — MQAMIPVKIRPTDTDRRARAAKTIPRLQDRTPRSFTFGLRVPGPAVPKSPARGLSIRGSLAPCHRRL; from the coding sequence ATGCAAGCGATGATTCCAGTCAAGATCCGGCCCACGGATACGGACCGCCGGGCCCGCGCGGCCAAGACCATTCCGCGTCTGCAAGACCGTACACCCCGAAGTTTCACTTTCGGTTTGCGCGTGCCAGGACCGGCCGTACCAAAATCGCCTGCACGAGGGCTCTCGATACGAGGATCTCTTGCACCATGTCATCGGCGCCTTTAA
- the prfA gene encoding peptide chain release factor RF1 — protein MTQSSTMVPQDKLAAILQRHDILTATLAAGGDTDDFVALSRELSELDPVVAAIRDFQAAVRNAEDIEALLNDPATDAEMRALAEEEQADADAAAEAAALALRLLLIPKDEADEKSAILEVRAGTGGDEAALFAGDLFRMYSRYADLKGWKVEILSESEGTVGGYKEVIAEIRGRGVFARLKFESGAHRVQRVPDTEASGRIHTSAATVAVLPEAEDVDIAIDESDLKIDTMRAQGAGGQHVNKTESAVRITHIPTGIAVVVQDERSQHRNRAKAMGVLRSRLYDMQRQQKDAARAADRRSQVGSGDRSERIRTYNFPQGRVTDHRIGLTLYKLDEMMMGTALDEVVDALTAAHQAALLAEGE, from the coding sequence ATGACCCAGTCCAGCACCATGGTTCCCCAGGACAAGCTCGCGGCGATCCTGCAGCGGCACGATATTCTCACGGCCACGCTTGCGGCGGGCGGGGATACCGATGATTTCGTGGCTTTGTCGCGGGAATTGTCGGAGCTCGACCCCGTGGTTGCCGCGATCCGTGATTTTCAGGCGGCCGTCCGCAATGCCGAGGATATCGAGGCCCTGTTGAACGATCCGGCGACGGACGCGGAGATGAGGGCCCTCGCCGAGGAGGAGCAGGCGGATGCGGATGCCGCGGCCGAGGCGGCGGCGCTCGCCCTGCGCTTGCTCCTCATCCCCAAGGACGAGGCGGATGAGAAAAGTGCCATTCTCGAGGTGCGCGCCGGCACGGGCGGTGACGAGGCCGCGCTCTTTGCCGGCGATCTGTTCCGGATGTACTCCCGCTATGCCGACCTGAAGGGCTGGAAGGTCGAGATCCTGTCCGAAAGCGAGGGAACGGTCGGCGGCTACAAGGAAGTCATTGCCGAAATTCGGGGGCGGGGCGTCTTCGCGCGCCTCAAGTTCGAATCCGGCGCTCATCGGGTCCAGCGCGTGCCGGACACCGAGGCCTCGGGGCGCATTCATACCTCGGCGGCCACCGTGGCCGTGCTGCCGGAGGCCGAGGACGTCGACATCGCTATCGATGAAAGCGACCTCAAGATCGACACCATGCGGGCACAGGGCGCTGGCGGCCAGCACGTCAACAAGACGGAATCGGCCGTGCGCATCACCCACATCCCCACCGGCATCGCGGTCGTGGTGCAGGACGAGCGCTCCCAGCACCGTAACCGCGCCAAGGCCATGGGCGTGCTGCGCTCGCGGCTTTACGACATGCAGCGCCAGCAGAAGGATGCGGCCCGCGCCGCGGACAGGCGGTCACAAGTTGGCTCCGGTGACCGTTCGGAGCGCATTCGCACCTACAACTTCCCGCAGGGGCGGGTGACTGATCACCGCATCGGCCTCACGCTCTACAAGCTCGACGAGATGATGATGGGGACGGCTTTGGACGAGGTCGTCGATGCCCTGACCGCGGCGCATCAGGCGGCTTTGCTGGCCGAGGGAGAATGA
- a CDS encoding Phosphocarrier protein kinase/phosphorylase, nitrogen regulation associated: MRGALGGPRVLLRRLREVMAEPVSAQDRLDRIVVLIAANMVAEVCSVYVMRTDGTLELYATEGLKREAVHLTTMSSGEGLVGLIAREAEPLALPDAQVHPAYSYKPETGEEIYHAFLGVPILRAGNTLGVLVVQNKTHRVYHEEEIEALQITAMIIAEMIASGELQALARPGADIAIRRSFHQRGIALADGVGLGHAVLHEPRVVVKDLIAENVEGEVKRLDDAIAEMRADIDRLLERGDVAHHGEHRDVLETVRMFANDKGWIRRIREAVTTGLTAEAAVERIQSDTRAKILRQTDPYLRERLHDLEDLADRLLHVLAGAKRGATREDLPENAILVARSMGPAALLDYDRSRLRGLVLEEGGPSSHIAIVARALGIPAVSRVEGIAGLVEAGDAIIVDGGAGDVQIRPAPDIEAAYAEKARLRARRQEQYRSLRGIPAITRDGTTITLQLNAGLLVDLPNIVETGAAGIGLFRTELQFMVSERMPSTSEQQTLYRQVLVEAGGAPVTFRTLDIGGDKVLPYMQAAEEENPALGWRAIRIGLDRPGLLRSQLRALLKAGSGYHLKIMFPMVATVEEFLRAKSMVGREQAYLRKYGHPEPESVSLGVMVEVPSLLFQLDEIASHADFLSVGSNDLLQFLFAADRDNKQVSDRFDPLSAPALRALRSIAETAARYKCPVTLCGEVGGRPLEAMALIGIGYRAFSMTPISIGPVKAMLLELNVSELENTMSTLLGASEKGSLRPALAAFAAAHGLPVQ; this comes from the coding sequence ATGCGAGGCGCTCTTGGTGGCCCGCGAGTCCTGTTGCGTCGTCTCCGCGAGGTCATGGCGGAGCCGGTCAGCGCGCAGGACAGGCTCGACCGCATCGTCGTTTTGATCGCGGCCAACATGGTCGCGGAGGTCTGTTCCGTCTATGTCATGCGCACTGACGGGACGCTCGAACTCTACGCGACCGAGGGTCTGAAGCGCGAAGCCGTCCATCTCACCACGATGAGCTCGGGCGAGGGCCTCGTCGGCCTTATCGCGCGGGAGGCGGAGCCGCTTGCCCTGCCCGATGCGCAGGTGCATCCCGCGTACTCCTACAAGCCCGAGACGGGTGAAGAGATCTACCACGCCTTCCTCGGCGTGCCGATCCTGCGTGCCGGCAATACGCTCGGCGTGCTCGTGGTGCAGAACAAGACCCACCGGGTCTACCACGAGGAGGAGATCGAGGCGCTGCAGATCACGGCGATGATCATCGCCGAGATGATCGCCTCCGGCGAGTTGCAGGCGCTGGCGCGTCCGGGTGCCGACATCGCCATCCGCCGCTCTTTCCATCAACGTGGAATAGCTCTGGCCGACGGGGTCGGTCTCGGCCACGCCGTGCTGCACGAGCCCCGCGTGGTGGTGAAGGATCTCATTGCCGAGAATGTCGAAGGCGAGGTGAAGCGCCTCGATGATGCGATCGCGGAGATGCGGGCCGATATCGACCGTCTCCTGGAACGCGGCGACGTGGCTCATCACGGCGAGCACCGCGACGTGCTCGAGACCGTGCGCATGTTCGCCAATGACAAGGGCTGGATCCGCCGCATCCGCGAGGCTGTGACCACCGGCCTCACCGCCGAGGCGGCCGTCGAGCGCATCCAGTCGGACACGCGCGCCAAGATTTTGCGCCAGACCGACCCTTACCTGCGCGAGCGCCTGCACGATCTCGAGGATCTCGCGGATCGCCTGCTCCACGTGTTGGCGGGAGCCAAGCGGGGGGCGACGCGCGAGGACCTGCCGGAAAATGCCATTCTTGTCGCGCGCTCGATGGGGCCGGCCGCGCTTTTGGATTATGACAGATCCCGTTTGCGCGGCCTGGTGCTGGAGGAGGGGGGCCCTTCGAGCCACATCGCCATCGTCGCGCGGGCGCTCGGCATTCCGGCTGTCAGTCGTGTCGAAGGCATCGCCGGACTTGTCGAGGCCGGTGACGCCATCATCGTCGATGGCGGCGCCGGCGACGTTCAGATCAGGCCTGCGCCCGATATCGAGGCGGCCTATGCCGAAAAGGCGAGGCTGCGCGCGCGGCGGCAGGAGCAGTACCGCAGCCTGCGCGGTATTCCGGCGATCACCCGGGATGGCACGACCATCACCCTGCAGCTCAACGCGGGCCTGCTCGTTGATCTGCCCAATATCGTCGAGACGGGCGCGGCAGGCATCGGCCTGTTTCGGACCGAACTGCAGTTCATGGTTTCGGAGCGCATGCCCTCCACCAGCGAGCAGCAGACCCTCTATCGCCAGGTGTTGGTCGAGGCTGGCGGCGCGCCGGTGACTTTCCGCACGCTCGACATCGGCGGCGACAAGGTTTTGCCCTATATGCAGGCGGCGGAGGAGGAAAATCCCGCGCTCGGCTGGCGGGCCATTCGCATCGGGCTCGATCGGCCCGGATTGCTGCGCTCGCAGTTGCGCGCGTTGCTCAAGGCGGGCTCCGGCTATCACCTGAAGATCATGTTTCCGATGGTCGCGACGGTTGAGGAATTCCTGCGCGCCAAATCCATGGTGGGCCGCGAGCAGGCCTATCTCAGGAAGTACGGCCATCCCGAGCCCGAATCGGTTTCGCTCGGCGTGATGGTGGAAGTGCCGTCGCTTCTCTTCCAGCTCGACGAGATCGCGAGCCATGCGGATTTCCTGTCGGTCGGATCAAACGACCTCTTGCAGTTTCTTTTCGCCGCGGACCGCGACAACAAGCAGGTCTCGGATCGTTTCGATCCCCTGAGCGCCCCGGCTTTACGCGCCCTGCGGTCGATCGCCGAGACTGCGGCCCGTTACAAATGTCCTGTGACGCTCTGCGGCGAGGTCGGGGGGCGTCCGCTTGAAGCTATGGCCTTGATCGGCATCGGTTATCGCGCTTTTTCGATGACTCCGATCTCGATCGGCCCGGTGAAGGCGATGTTGCTCGAATTGAACGTGTCCGAGCTCGAGAACACCATGAGCACGCTGCTTGGGGCGAGTGAGAAGGGCAGCCTCCGGCCGGCGCTTGCCGCCTTCGCAGCCGCGCACGGCCTGCCTGTGCAGTGA
- the crtK gene encoding Tryptophan-rich protein TspO, translated as MTTVPQPGFSRSLWLVLAAILPVAAASVAGQYATFPNLAPWYASLVKPSFNPPNSVFGPVWTVLYILMAFAAWRILRLPPSARYRRGALTLFYLQLVLNALWSFAFFGANSPLLGLVVIVPLLALIIVTLAAFRRLDAAAAWCLVPYAAWVAFATVLNASIWWLNS; from the coding sequence ATGACGACAGTCCCTCAACCGGGCTTCAGCCGGTCGCTCTGGCTGGTGCTTGCCGCCATCCTGCCGGTGGCTGCGGCCTCCGTTGCGGGGCAGTACGCCACCTTTCCCAATCTGGCTCCCTGGTACGCCAGCCTCGTAAAGCCGTCGTTCAATCCCCCCAACAGCGTGTTCGGGCCGGTGTGGACGGTGCTCTACATTCTCATGGCATTCGCTGCCTGGCGCATCCTGAGGTTGCCACCGTCCGCCCGGTACCGGCGCGGCGCGCTCACGCTCTTTTATCTGCAGCTCGTATTGAACGCGCTGTGGTCCTTTGCCTTCTTCGGCGCCAATAGCCCGCTTCTCGGCCTCGTCGTCATCGTACCGCTGCTGGCGCTGATTATCGTGACCCTCGCTGCTTTCCGCCGACTGGATGCCGCCGCGGCATGGTGCCTCGTCCCCTATGCCGCGTGGGTCGCTTTCGCCACGGTCCTGAACGCAAGTATCTGGTGGCTAAACAGCTGA
- a CDS encoding Hypoxanthine phosphoribosyltransferase → MVNKGLGAEEGGADRGSTIGHSGTPTRPVRVLYEAEEIAHRNRELAAAIAASEPRDLLVVAVLKGSFMFAADLIRCLHRVGLAPQVEFVHLSSYRKATVSSGQVDILKDVDSDVRNRDVLLVDDILESGRTLAFAKDLMAARGARRVMCAVLLEKPHKRAVHIEADFVGFACPDAFVVGYGMDAAHFYRELPFVGIVEAADTEVD, encoded by the coding sequence ATGGTTAACAAAGGCTTAGGCGCGGAAGAGGGTGGCGCGGATCGAGGCTCCACCATCGGTCACAGTGGTACGCCGACACGGCCTGTCCGCGTACTCTATGAGGCCGAGGAAATCGCGCATCGCAACCGGGAGCTTGCCGCAGCGATCGCCGCATCCGAGCCGCGCGATCTTCTTGTCGTCGCAGTTCTCAAGGGCAGCTTCATGTTCGCGGCGGATCTCATCCGCTGTCTGCACCGGGTCGGTCTCGCGCCGCAGGTCGAGTTCGTGCATCTGTCGAGCTATCGCAAGGCCACTGTCTCATCGGGGCAGGTCGACATTCTGAAAGATGTGGATAGCGACGTCCGCAATCGCGACGTGCTCCTCGTGGACGATATTCTCGAGTCTGGCAGGACGCTTGCCTTCGCCAAGGATCTCATGGCGGCGCGCGGCGCGCGTCGGGTCATGTGTGCTGTTCTTCTGGAGAAGCCGCACAAGCGCGCCGTTCACATCGAGGCTGACTTCGTGGGCTTCGCCTGCCCGGATGCCTTCGTGGTCGGCTACGGGATGGATGCGGCTCATTTCTACCGTGAGTTGCCCTTTGTCGGTATCGTCGAGGCTGCTGACACCGAGGTTGATTGA
- a CDS encoding Cell division protein FtsX: MTFFAENGQADDTPHPPGSPDSELGPLPEALKRNQSLVPSDSSAGRALVTVIAILTFLAALAAGAAQLVASASSDWNASIAREATIQVRPNPQRDIEADVAAAADIARADVAIDGVSVYSRAEAERLLSPWLGTTLDFVELPIPRLIVLTVKPGIQPDFATLRSKLAAAVPGTTIDDHRAWIARLSAMAGTVVFGALAIVGLVLVAAALAIASATRGAVASNREILEVLHFVGADDQFIAREYQRRFLGLGLKGGLIGGGAALLCLIVGGMMARYWRASPGGDQLEALFGLFDIGIWGYASVAAIAVIIALVTAAVSRVTVRRHLSGLQ, from the coding sequence ATGACCTTCTTTGCCGAAAACGGCCAAGCGGACGACACGCCTCACCCTCCGGGATCGCCGGATTCCGAGCTTGGCCCGCTGCCTGAAGCGTTGAAGCGCAATCAATCGCTCGTCCCGAGTGATTCCTCGGCCGGCCGCGCGTTGGTCACGGTCATAGCCATTCTCACCTTCCTCGCGGCGCTGGCCGCCGGTGCCGCCCAGCTTGTCGCCAGCGCCTCGTCGGACTGGAACGCCTCGATCGCGCGCGAGGCGACTATCCAGGTTCGCCCCAATCCCCAGCGCGACATCGAGGCTGACGTAGCGGCCGCGGCTGATATCGCGCGGGCGGATGTCGCGATCGATGGCGTCTCGGTCTATTCGCGCGCGGAAGCCGAACGGCTCCTGTCGCCATGGCTTGGCACAACGCTGGATTTCGTTGAGTTGCCGATCCCCCGGCTCATCGTCCTCACCGTGAAGCCCGGCATCCAGCCGGATTTCGCGACGCTGCGCAGCAAGCTCGCCGCTGCCGTGCCCGGGACGACCATCGACGACCATCGCGCCTGGATCGCGCGGCTTTCGGCCATGGCCGGCACCGTCGTGTTCGGCGCCCTCGCGATCGTCGGCCTGGTGCTGGTCGCCGCCGCGCTCGCCATTGCCTCCGCCACCCGTGGCGCGGTGGCGAGCAACCGCGAGATCCTGGAGGTGCTGCATTTCGTGGGCGCAGACGACCAGTTCATCGCGCGCGAGTACCAGCGGCGCTTCCTGGGGCTTGGCCTCAAGGGCGGCCTCATCGGCGGTGGCGCCGCTCTCTTGTGTCTCATCGTCGGCGGCATGATGGCGCGCTACTGGCGCGCGAGTCCCGGAGGCGACCAGTTGGAGGCCTTGTTCGGCCTGTTCGATATCGGCATCTGGGGCTATGCGTCGGTCGCCGCCATCGCCGTGATCATCGCCTTGGTGACGGCGGCCGTTTCGCGCGTCACGGTTCGACGGCATCTGAGCGGATTGCAGTGA
- the ftsE gene encoding Cell division ATP-binding protein FtsE — protein sequence MVRFDNVGLRYGMGPEVLKDLTFTVAPRSFQFLTGPSGAGKTTLLRLILLSLKPTRGLISIFGTDVSQIAGEALTAARRRMGVVFQDFRLLDHLTTYENVALPLRVQGKEEASYRAEVVELLRWVGLGERMHVLPPVLSGGEKQRAAIARALIVRPELLLADEPTGNVDPNLGRRLLRLFIELNRLGTSVIIATHDFGLMDQVDARRLVLAEGRLHIYD from the coding sequence GTGGTCCGCTTTGACAACGTCGGACTGCGCTATGGCATGGGCCCCGAAGTCCTGAAGGACCTTACCTTCACGGTCGCCCCGCGGTCCTTCCAGTTCCTGACTGGCCCCTCGGGCGCCGGCAAGACGACCTTGCTGCGCCTCATCCTCCTGTCACTCAAGCCGACACGAGGCCTCATCAGCATCTTCGGGACGGATGTCTCACAGATCGCAGGCGAGGCACTGACGGCCGCGCGTCGCCGGATGGGTGTGGTCTTCCAGGATTTCCGTCTGCTCGACCATCTCACCACTTACGAGAACGTGGCTTTGCCGCTCAGGGTGCAAGGCAAGGAAGAGGCGAGCTACCGCGCCGAGGTGGTGGAGCTCCTGCGCTGGGTAGGGCTGGGTGAGCGCATGCATGTGCTGCCGCCCGTGCTGTCCGGTGGAGAGAAGCAGCGCGCGGCGATCGCCCGCGCCCTCATCGTCCGGCCGGAGTTGTTGCTCGCCGACGAGCCGACCGGCAATGTCGATCCCAATCTGGGCCGCCGCCTGCTGCGCCTTTTCATCGAATTGAACCGCCTTGGCACTTCGGTCATCATCGCCACGCACGACTTCGGCCTCATGGATCAGGTTGATGCGCGCCGCCTGGTGCTCGCCGAAGGCCGGCTCCACATTTACGACTGA
- a CDS encoding Permease of the drug/metabolite transporter (DMT) superfamily — MSGKRLSDRSNPTLFLRAAPAIFVVIWATGFIVARLVAPHAEPLTFLAARYALSIVVLAAIATLLRQPWPRSWHGWRNALIAGILLQGLYLGGVFWSIRNGLSAGVVALIMSLQPVVTAALAGPLLGESVSGRRWIGIGLGLLGVACVIVPNLNAAGGGLTIAVALASMLCITLGTIWQKRAGSPQHLVPGAVIQFIAALAVTLPAAAVLETGFIDNSWQLWVGLIWAVFGLSVGAILILLVLIRRGAVAQVASLFYLVPPVAALMAFALFGETMTPLQIMGTAIAIGGVAIASRA; from the coding sequence ATGTCGGGCAAGCGCTTGTCGGATCGGTCCAATCCTACCCTCTTTCTGCGCGCCGCCCCGGCGATTTTCGTGGTGATCTGGGCTACGGGCTTCATAGTGGCGCGGCTGGTGGCTCCCCACGCCGAACCCCTGACCTTCCTTGCCGCCCGCTACGCGCTGAGCATCGTCGTGCTGGCGGCCATCGCTACCCTGCTGCGCCAGCCCTGGCCACGCAGCTGGCATGGCTGGCGGAACGCACTCATCGCCGGGATTTTGCTGCAAGGGCTTTATCTTGGCGGTGTGTTCTGGAGTATCCGCAATGGACTCAGTGCCGGCGTTGTGGCTCTCATCATGAGCCTTCAGCCTGTGGTCACGGCAGCCCTTGCCGGCCCGCTGCTGGGCGAAAGCGTCTCGGGGCGCCGCTGGATCGGCATCGGGCTCGGCCTTCTCGGTGTGGCATGCGTGATCGTCCCGAATCTCAATGCCGCGGGCGGGGGGCTCACCATCGCCGTGGCACTGGCATCTATGCTTTGCATAACCTTGGGAACCATCTGGCAAAAGCGCGCCGGCTCCCCCCAGCACCTCGTGCCGGGCGCCGTCATCCAGTTCATCGCAGCCCTTGCCGTGACGCTGCCGGCAGCCGCCGTGCTTGAGACCGGCTTTATCGATAACAGCTGGCAGTTGTGGGTCGGCTTGATCTGGGCCGTGTTCGGCCTCTCGGTCGGCGCCATCCTCATCCTGCTCGTACTGATACGGCGCGGAGCCGTCGCGCAGGTTGCCTCGCTGTTCTACCTCGTGCCGCCCGTTGCAGCCCTCATGGCCTTCGCCCTGTTCGGCGAAACGATGACCCCCCTGCAAATCATGGGCACCGCCATCGCTATTGGCGGTGTTGCCATCGCGAGCCGCGCATGA
- the ubiG gene encoding Ubiquinone biosynthesis O-methyltransferase, with protein MIVREDAATTAGQTVDPAEVARFDKLADSWWDPDGPMRPLHQINPLRLAYIRDAVAAHFGRSIRTPKPLAGLSLLDIGSGGGLLAEPLARLGANVTGLEPATGMAAAARRHAEESGLSIDYRTETIETVAARGERFDVVTAMEVVEHVADVEIFVKSACAVAGQDGIVILSTLNRTLRSFALAIVGAEYVLRWLPRGTHDWEKFVTPEELTQAVAAADFTVRDRKGVAYNPLTASWRLSGDLAVNYMLTATR; from the coding sequence ATGATAGTACGCGAGGATGCAGCCACAACGGCAGGCCAGACGGTCGACCCCGCGGAAGTGGCACGCTTCGACAAGCTCGCCGACAGCTGGTGGGACCCCGACGGGCCGATGCGCCCCCTGCACCAGATCAATCCGCTGCGGCTCGCCTATATCCGCGACGCGGTGGCGGCTCATTTCGGCCGGTCCATCCGCACACCGAAACCCCTGGCTGGGCTGTCTCTTCTGGATATCGGTTCCGGCGGAGGCCTGCTCGCCGAGCCTTTGGCGCGCCTCGGCGCAAACGTGACGGGCCTCGAGCCGGCAACGGGCATGGCCGCCGCCGCGCGCCGCCACGCTGAGGAGAGCGGCCTGTCCATCGATTACCGCACAGAGACGATCGAGACCGTCGCGGCGCGGGGCGAACGCTTCGACGTGGTCACCGCCATGGAGGTGGTGGAGCACGTCGCCGACGTGGAGATTTTCGTGAAGTCGGCCTGCGCGGTCGCGGGCCAGGACGGGATCGTCATTCTCTCCACCTTGAACCGCACGCTGCGGTCCTTCGCGCTGGCCATCGTCGGCGCCGAGTATGTCCTGCGCTGGCTGCCGCGCGGCACCCATGACTGGGAGAAATTCGTAACGCCAGAGGAACTCACGCAGGCGGTGGCAGCCGCTGATTTCACTGTCAGGGACCGCAAGGGCGTCGCCTATAATCCTCTAACAGCCTCATGGCGGCTCTCCGGAGATCTCGCTGTCAACTACATGCTGACCGCGACGCGCTGA
- a CDS encoding Response regulator receiver domain-containing protein — MARILLVDDEAGVRGLLKRGLELDGHTVETGEDGLDGLERLQAAGGDFTLLVSDIRMPLMDGIELAVAAKEDYPSLTIVLMTGFTEEQERIKGLDETVADLLIKPFSLGDFRAAVRRVLATA, encoded by the coding sequence ATGGCGCGTATTCTTCTCGTCGATGACGAAGCGGGCGTTCGCGGGCTGTTGAAGCGGGGGCTGGAACTCGACGGCCACACGGTCGAGACCGGCGAGGATGGTCTGGATGGTCTGGAGCGGCTGCAGGCGGCGGGTGGCGATTTCACCCTGCTGGTCAGCGACATCAGGATGCCGTTGATGGACGGAATCGAACTCGCTGTGGCGGCGAAGGAAGACTATCCGTCCCTGACGATCGTGCTGATGACGGGCTTCACCGAAGAACAGGAGCGCATCAAGGGGCTCGATGAGACGGTCGCGGATTTGTTGATCAAGCCGTTCTCGCTCGGAGATTTCCGGGCCGCGGTCAGACGAGTGCTCGCGACGGCGTGA
- a CDS encoding Aspartate kinase has protein sequence MARLVMKFGGTSVANIDRIRNVARHVKREADAGHDVAVVVSAMSGKTNELVGWCREAAPLHDAREYDAVVASGEQVTAGLLAIVLQEMGVQARSWMGWQVPILTDGAHGVARITGIDGSGIIRHFEERKEVAVVAGFQGMHEPTRRISTLGRGGSDTSAVAIAAAIGADRCDIYTDVDGVYTTDPRIVPHARRLDRVSFEEMLELASLGAKVLQVRSVELAMTQKVRTFVRSSFDDPLDPKPGTLICDEEDILESNVITGIAYSKDEAQITLRRVADKPGVAAAIFVPLAEANINVDMIIQVVSDDTTTTDITFTVGSADFERAKGILEASRDKIGFATLEGATDVVKVSAIGIGMRSHAGVAARAFQALAEKGINIRAITTSEIKFSVLIDSAYTELAVRTLHSLYGLDKPQ, from the coding sequence ATGGCTCGCCTCGTAATGAAATTCGGCGGCACTTCCGTCGCCAACATCGATCGCATCCGCAATGTCGCTCGCCATGTCAAACGCGAGGCCGACGCGGGGCATGATGTTGCGGTCGTCGTATCGGCCATGTCGGGGAAAACCAACGAACTCGTTGGCTGGTGCCGCGAAGCGGCGCCGCTTCATGACGCGCGCGAATATGACGCCGTCGTCGCGTCCGGCGAGCAGGTCACGGCCGGTCTCCTTGCCATCGTGCTGCAGGAGATGGGGGTACAGGCTCGTTCCTGGATGGGGTGGCAGGTTCCCATCCTGACGGATGGCGCCCACGGTGTGGCCCGCATTACCGGCATCGACGGCTCCGGCATCATCCGCCATTTCGAGGAGCGGAAGGAAGTTGCCGTCGTCGCCGGGTTCCAGGGCATGCATGAACCCACGCGCCGCATCTCCACGCTCGGGCGGGGCGGTTCGGACACGAGCGCGGTGGCCATTGCCGCTGCCATCGGGGCGGACCGGTGCGACATATATACGGACGTGGATGGCGTCTACACGACGGATCCGCGGATCGTACCGCATGCGCGCCGCCTCGACCGCGTGTCGTTCGAGGAGATGCTGGAGCTCGCGTCCCTGGGCGCGAAGGTCCTGCAGGTTCGGTCGGTGGAACTCGCCATGACCCAGAAGGTCAGGACATTCGTACGTTCGAGCTTCGATGATCCTCTCGATCCGAAGCCCGGCACGCTCATCTGCGATGAGGAGGATATCTTGGAAAGTAACGTGATCACGGGTATCGCCTATTCAAAGGACGAGGCCCAGATCACCTTGCGGCGCGTGGCCGACAAGCCCGGCGTCGCGGCGGCGATCTTCGTGCCATTGGCCGAAGCCAACATCAATGTGGACATGATCATCCAGGTGGTCTCGGACGACACCACGACCACGGATATCACCTTCACCGTGGGGTCGGCGGATTTCGAACGGGCCAAGGGTATCCTGGAGGCATCGCGGGATAAGATCGGCTTTGCGACGCTCGAGGGTGCGACCGATGTGGTCAAGGTTTCGGCCATCGGCATCGGCATGCGCAGCCACGCCGGCGTCGCGGCGCGTGCATTCCAGGCGTTGGCGGAAAAGGGCATCAACATCCGCGCGATCACCACGTCGGAGATCAAATTCTCGGTGTTGATCGATTCGGCTTATACCGAACTCGCCGTACGCACGCTCCATTCCCTCTACGGCCTCGACAAGCCGCAGTAA